A DNA window from Janibacter sp. A1S7 contains the following coding sequences:
- a CDS encoding cation:proton antiporter: MITDPASYLALVTALAVACQVVAWAVRIPSILILLIVGFGLGQLVTPDAVLGRDVLFGGVSLAVGVILFEGSLSLRFKDISDLGRTTLRLCTVTVAVAWGLITLTVWFLGFPVELALLVGAVLVVTGPTVIGPILRQLRPTRRIAALLRWEGILVDPIGAILAVLVFQAVLAGASADPFGAVVVTLGTTILTAVVIALVLGLLLELAIKRHLVPDFLHGAVFLAAAVGALALSNSIESESGLLTVTLLGIYLANRPNLHLEHVATFQEHLQVLLVGILFVVLAGRVAPGAVVDIAPVAGIFVLVLVLVIRPVSIQLALLGTGSTKEERRLLAFMAPRGIVAAAVTSIFALELSHAAERVSDPAHAARLDQLGEQASQMVPLVFLVIVATVAIYGLGVGRLAERLGLATTSPQGVILAGGDEWIVRVAQALDDLGVDVVMVSVYRVALNRARMAGIRVEMANLLSDYVVRDMELAGLKTFVAATDQDERNAIAAREFSHVLGRKHVFQLAPAATEHVGSDRTETASHLTARTPFAPALEYKELTERAQHMDVRRTSLTKKYTYADFQQMYDGRAIALFTVRGDEVDVVTEKSSIEGNVTLITLVPRTD, from the coding sequence GTGATCACCGACCCGGCGAGTTACCTCGCTCTCGTGACCGCGCTCGCAGTGGCCTGTCAGGTCGTCGCGTGGGCAGTGCGCATCCCCTCGATCCTCATCCTGCTGATCGTCGGCTTCGGCCTCGGTCAGCTGGTGACCCCCGATGCGGTCCTGGGCAGGGACGTGCTCTTCGGGGGGGTGAGCCTCGCCGTCGGCGTGATCCTCTTCGAAGGCAGCCTGTCGCTGCGATTCAAGGACATCAGCGACCTGGGGCGCACGACGCTGCGACTGTGCACGGTCACCGTCGCGGTGGCCTGGGGGCTGATCACCCTGACGGTCTGGTTCCTCGGCTTCCCCGTGGAGCTCGCCCTCCTGGTCGGAGCCGTCCTCGTGGTCACCGGCCCCACGGTGATCGGACCGATCCTGCGCCAGCTGCGACCCACCCGACGGATCGCGGCGCTGCTGCGCTGGGAGGGCATCCTCGTCGACCCGATCGGCGCGATCCTGGCCGTCCTCGTCTTCCAGGCGGTCCTCGCCGGCGCCTCGGCCGACCCCTTCGGCGCGGTTGTGGTCACCCTCGGTACGACGATCCTCACGGCGGTCGTCATCGCCCTCGTGCTGGGGCTCCTGCTCGAGCTGGCCATCAAACGCCACCTCGTGCCCGACTTCCTCCACGGGGCGGTCTTCCTCGCGGCCGCCGTGGGTGCGCTCGCCCTGTCCAACTCCATCGAGTCCGAGAGCGGTCTGCTCACGGTCACGCTGCTGGGCATCTACCTCGCCAACCGGCCCAACCTCCACCTGGAGCACGTCGCCACGTTCCAGGAGCACCTGCAGGTGCTCCTGGTCGGGATCCTCTTCGTCGTCCTCGCCGGCCGGGTCGCCCCCGGCGCGGTCGTGGACATTGCTCCGGTGGCCGGGATCTTCGTCCTCGTCCTCGTCCTGGTGATCCGCCCGGTGAGCATCCAGCTCGCGCTCCTGGGGACGGGCTCGACGAAGGAGGAGCGTCGCCTGCTCGCGTTCATGGCTCCTCGCGGCATCGTCGCCGCCGCCGTGACGAGCATCTTCGCGCTCGAGCTCTCGCACGCCGCGGAGCGGGTGTCCGACCCCGCGCACGCCGCCCGTCTGGACCAGCTCGGCGAGCAGGCGAGCCAGATGGTTCCGCTGGTCTTCCTGGTCATCGTCGCCACGGTCGCGATCTATGGACTGGGTGTGGGGCGACTGGCCGAACGGCTCGGGCTGGCGACGACGTCACCGCAGGGTGTCATCCTCGCCGGAGGGGATGAGTGGATCGTCCGGGTGGCCCAGGCGCTCGACGACCTCGGGGTCGACGTCGTGATGGTCTCCGTCTACCGCGTGGCGCTCAACCGGGCCCGGATGGCCGGGATCCGGGTCGAGATGGCCAACCTGCTCAGCGACTACGTCGTGCGCGACATGGAGCTGGCGGGACTGAAGACCTTCGTCGCGGCCACCGACCAGGACGAGCGCAATGCCATCGCCGCGCGCGAGTTCTCCCACGTCCTGGGACGCAAGCACGTCTTCCAGCTCGCGCCAGCCGCCACCGAGCACGTCGGGAGCGACCGCACCGAGACGGCGTCGCACCTGACGGCGCGCACCCCCTTCGCCCCCGCGCTGGAGTACAAGGAGCTCACCGAGCGGGCCCAGCACATGGACGTGCGACGGACTTCGTTGACGAAGAAGTACACCTACGCCGACTTCCAGCAGATGTACGACGGCCGGGCCATCGCCCTGTTCACCGTGCGTGGCGACGAGGTCGACGTCGTCACCGAGAAGAGCAGCATCGAGGGCAACGTCACCCTCATCACGTTGGTCCCCCGCACCGACTGA
- a CDS encoding PaaI family thioesterase yields MTDGAFASPAAVEDPDALAVTEQAQGDLAESLRELVDACVRTRVDDGTLMAVAQEVRTLTQRLLARAQSDPLGIEATSDGRLRDHGNPMVGMRNPIAPPLAVTGDADGTMSASLCLGAAYEGPPGCVHGGMVAAVLDQVVGSAPAMIGRPGLTAYLNTSYRRPTVLGTEHVVRGWIEEVDGWKVRARGDIRDPQGRVTAEADALFVVPRWAREHLGTPTGDAAGIDPADTATQGPATS; encoded by the coding sequence ATGACCGATGGCGCATTCGCCTCTCCCGCCGCCGTCGAGGACCCGGACGCGCTCGCGGTCACCGAGCAGGCCCAGGGCGACCTCGCCGAGAGCCTGCGGGAGCTGGTCGATGCGTGCGTGCGCACGCGTGTCGACGACGGCACGCTGATGGCCGTCGCGCAGGAGGTCCGGACGCTGACACAGCGGCTGCTCGCGCGGGCACAGAGCGACCCCCTGGGCATCGAGGCCACGAGCGACGGACGCCTGCGTGACCACGGCAACCCGATGGTCGGTATGCGCAACCCCATCGCCCCGCCCCTGGCGGTCACCGGTGACGCGGATGGCACCATGAGCGCCAGTCTCTGCCTGGGTGCCGCCTACGAGGGCCCGCCGGGGTGCGTCCACGGGGGAATGGTCGCGGCCGTCCTCGACCAGGTCGTCGGGTCGGCACCGGCGATGATCGGGCGCCCGGGACTGACCGCCTACCTCAACACCAGCTACCGACGTCCGACGGTGCTCGGGACCGAGCACGTCGTGCGCGGCTGGATCGAGGAGGTGGACGGGTGGAAGGTTCGTGCTCGCGGCGACATCCGCGATCCGCAGGGTCGGGTCACGGCGGAGGCCGACGCGCTGTTCGTGGTCCCGAGGTGGGCCCGTGAGCATCTCGGGACGCCGACCGGGGACGCCGCCGGGATCGATCCTGCGGACACGGCCACGCAGGGGCCCGCCACGTCGTAG
- the tig gene encoding trigger factor yields MPAVKSAVENLSPTRVKLTVEVPSEELQPHVDAALKSIGDQIQVPGFRKGKVPARIIEQRVGKGAVIQEAVNEALPEFFGKAVDETEIDPIGQPQVDITEVPMTDEENLTFTVEVDVRPEVTLPDYDGLKIEVDNLEVTDADVEEKLTELRERFGTLVGVDRAAENGDFVSIDLKAEADGEEIDSVEGVSYEVGSGNMLEGIDEALIGMAKGETKNFSAPLAGGDQAGTVADCTVTVHSVKVRELPEVDDEFAQMASEFDTAAELREDVAKQAEQAKKFEQGIQARDKVLEHLLETTEIAIPEGIVETEVHNHLEQESRLEDDEHRAEVDEQTRKALKTQFLLDAIGKAEEVEVGQPELIEYLMMQAQQYGMEPNQFAQLLDQQGQVEGMVGEVARRKALAAALDKASIVDADGNPVDLDEITPGGDEEDAAEDVEAVEDVEGDTAEPAEVTEGEKA; encoded by the coding sequence GTGCCTGCAGTGAAGAGTGCCGTCGAGAACCTCAGCCCGACCCGGGTCAAGTTGACCGTCGAGGTCCCGAGCGAGGAGCTCCAGCCGCACGTCGACGCGGCCCTGAAGTCGATCGGTGACCAGATCCAGGTTCCCGGATTCCGCAAGGGCAAGGTGCCCGCGCGGATCATCGAGCAGCGCGTCGGCAAGGGCGCGGTCATCCAGGAGGCCGTCAACGAGGCCCTCCCGGAGTTCTTCGGCAAGGCCGTCGACGAGACCGAGATCGACCCGATCGGCCAGCCGCAGGTGGACATCACCGAGGTGCCGATGACCGACGAGGAGAACCTCACGTTCACCGTCGAGGTCGACGTGCGCCCGGAGGTCACCCTCCCGGACTACGACGGTCTGAAGATCGAGGTCGACAACCTCGAGGTCACCGACGCCGACGTCGAGGAGAAGCTCACCGAGCTGCGTGAGCGCTTCGGCACCCTCGTGGGCGTCGACCGCGCCGCCGAGAACGGCGACTTCGTCTCCATCGACCTCAAGGCCGAAGCCGACGGTGAGGAGATCGACTCCGTCGAGGGCGTCTCCTACGAGGTCGGCTCCGGCAACATGCTCGAGGGCATCGACGAGGCGCTGATCGGCATGGCGAAGGGGGAGACCAAGAACTTCTCCGCCCCGCTCGCCGGCGGCGACCAGGCCGGAACCGTCGCCGACTGCACCGTGACCGTCCACTCGGTGAAGGTCCGTGAGCTCCCCGAGGTCGACGACGAGTTCGCCCAGATGGCCAGCGAGTTCGACACCGCCGCCGAGCTGCGCGAGGACGTCGCGAAGCAGGCCGAGCAGGCGAAGAAGTTCGAGCAGGGCATCCAGGCGCGCGACAAGGTCCTCGAGCACCTTCTCGAGACCACCGAGATCGCCATCCCCGAGGGCATCGTCGAGACCGAGGTGCACAACCACCTCGAGCAGGAGAGCCGCCTGGAGGACGACGAGCACCGCGCCGAGGTCGACGAGCAGACCCGCAAGGCGCTGAAGACCCAGTTCCTCCTCGACGCCATCGGCAAGGCCGAGGAGGTCGAGGTCGGGCAGCCCGAGCTCATCGAGTACCTGATGATGCAGGCCCAGCAGTACGGCATGGAGCCCAACCAGTTCGCCCAGCTGCTGGACCAGCAGGGCCAGGTCGAGGGCATGGTCGGTGAGGTCGCCCGCCGCAAGGCCCTGGCCGCCGCGCTCGACAAGGCCTCGATCGTCGACGCCGACGGCAACCCGGTCGACCTCGACGAGATCACCCCCGGTGGGGACGAGGAGGACGCGGCCGAGGACGTCGAGGCTGTCGAGGACGTCGAGGGCGACACCGCCGAGCCGGCCGAGGTCACCGAGGGCGAGAAGGCCTGA
- a CDS encoding MFS transporter, with amino-acid sequence MTFAVNGFGFASWAARIPDIRTDLALTPGELGRTLLAGALGTVLALPMAGRVITALGAARTTTTGIVVAALGLVALGAGLDLVGSAVATALGLLVFAVGVSLWDVAMNHEGAAVEQHLGRTVMPLFHACFSAGTVLGALVAAGLVAVNVPVLAHLVGAAALVLVLGLPTARAFLARTQEPVGGATTTAGTTTTSARGSAWLEPRTLVIGLVVLVAALTEGAANDWIAIAVTDGHDQSGWVGVLAFATFLGAMTGGRVVGVLLLDRFGRVPVLRGLFVLAGVGSLLVVLGSTPLAFVGVVLWGVGASLGFPVGMSAAADDPARSAARLSVVSTIGYLAFIVGPPLLGLLGDRVGVLRSLLLIGVLALPALAAVPAVRERSPGPR; translated from the coding sequence GTGACCTTCGCGGTCAACGGTTTCGGCTTCGCCTCGTGGGCGGCCCGCATCCCCGACATCCGGACCGACCTCGCGCTCACCCCGGGCGAGTTGGGTCGCACGCTGCTCGCGGGGGCACTCGGCACCGTGCTCGCGTTGCCGATGGCCGGTCGCGTCATCACCGCACTGGGCGCCGCCCGGACGACGACCACCGGGATCGTCGTCGCAGCCCTCGGGCTCGTGGCCCTCGGAGCAGGGCTCGACCTCGTCGGGAGCGCTGTCGCGACGGCGCTCGGTCTCCTCGTCTTCGCGGTCGGGGTCTCGCTGTGGGACGTGGCGATGAACCACGAGGGCGCGGCCGTCGAGCAGCACCTCGGCCGGACCGTCATGCCGCTCTTCCACGCGTGCTTCTCGGCCGGGACCGTCCTCGGCGCCCTCGTGGCAGCGGGGCTGGTGGCCGTGAACGTGCCCGTCCTGGCGCACCTCGTCGGCGCCGCAGCCCTCGTCCTCGTGCTCGGGCTCCCCACGGCGCGCGCCTTCCTCGCCCGCACGCAGGAGCCGGTCGGGGGGGCGACCACGACCGCGGGGACGACCACGACCTCGGCGCGGGGGAGCGCCTGGCTGGAGCCGCGCACCCTCGTCATCGGCCTCGTCGTGCTCGTCGCGGCACTGACGGAGGGCGCCGCCAACGACTGGATCGCCATCGCCGTCACCGACGGGCACGATCAGTCGGGATGGGTCGGCGTCCTGGCCTTTGCCACCTTCTTGGGCGCCATGACCGGCGGACGCGTGGTCGGGGTCCTGCTCCTCGACCGCTTCGGCCGGGTGCCGGTGCTGCGCGGGCTCTTCGTCCTCGCCGGCGTGGGGTCCCTCCTCGTGGTGCTCGGGTCGACCCCGCTCGCCTTCGTCGGTGTCGTGCTGTGGGGCGTCGGGGCCAGCCTCGGTTTCCCCGTGGGCATGAGCGCCGCCGCGGACGACCCGGCGCGGTCGGCGGCCCGGTTGTCGGTCGTCTCGACGATCGGGTACCTCGCGTTCATCGTCGGGCCGCCCCTGCTCGGCCTGCTGGGGGACCGCGTCGGTGTGCTGCGCTCACTGCTGCTCATCGGTGTGCTGGCCCTGCCGGCGCTCGCTGCGGTGCCCGCAGTGCGCGAGCGGTCGCCCGGCCCTCGTTGA